In Terriglobia bacterium, a genomic segment contains:
- the rpoB gene encoding DNA-directed RNA polymerase subunit beta, which yields MANRNQHVRERQRLDFAKIQSSIQIPNLIEVQMKSYQRFLQMDLLPSEREDGGLQSVFTSVFPIRDFREMSQLDFVDYSIGNWECKCSNLKGLHHLRATCRSCGASVVTNPYQTGDVICAKCGTFNKNTPTFCNKCGDPVAMQLKYDVTECEERGMTYSAPLKVTIRLTIYDKDPDTGAKTIRDIKEQEVFYGDIPLMTENGTFVINGTERVIVSQLHRSPGVFYESSNNRTYFLGKIIPYRGSWVEFEYDTKNILYVRIDRKRKFLGSIFLRALGLKSNEEILRTFYQVERISLRDKELFWNVSQGLVDRKLAHEIKHPKSEEVLVGAHKRISEALFKELVKAKVSQVRVTLGDLEGAYSVADVVNRQTGEVLLEANKPLTGDLYQAFAEAGIAEVDVFFPERDEIGIVLSRTLDKDSIRSPKEALIEIYRKLRPGDPPTLETATNLFRGMFFDPRKYDFSRVGRLKFNIKLGMDTPLDNRTLDTVDFVAAIKYLFKLRKSIGVVDDIDHLGNRRVRAVGELLENQFRIGLVRMERAIKEKMSVYQEMSTAMPHDLVNAKPVMAAIREFFGSSQLSQFMDQTNPLSEITHKRRLSALGPGGLSRERAGFEVRDVHPTHYGRICPIETPEGPNIGLISSLSCFARINDYGFIESPYRKVKSGRVIDYVQIVNAGDSEYKVGETVEKDRVEELNEELKRRKVTHEPYCFYLSAWEEDKYVVAQANVALDERGKITTELVNCRQAGNFVLKSREEVDYVDVSPKQLVSVAASLIPFLENDDANRALMGSNMQRQAVPLIRGEAPLVGTGMERVTARDSGAVVLCRREGIVDQVDSERIIVRVESDHSGVLSREVGADIYTLTKFKRSNQNTCINQKPLVRVGDRVKKGQVLADGPCTDRGELALGRNVLVAFLPWRGYNFEDAILVSEKLVKDDYYTSIHIEEYEIEARDTKLGPEEVTRDIPNISETFLRNLDESGVIRIGAVIKPGDILVGKVTPKGETTLTPEEKLLRAIFGEKAGDVRDASLYTPPGIEGTIVDVKVFCRKGAEKDERHKAIEAAQVFKLEKNLADEIRILTDERLKRLSDLLAGKTLVADLHDEKTNKRLLTKGTDLTREIIEKISTRNLKRLKLNERDPLLIEKIEEIEEMTSRQIDVLRKITEERKEKLKKGDELPPGVIKMVKVYIAMKRKLSIGDKMAGRHGNKGVIARIVPEEDMPCLPDGTPVEIVLNPLGVPSRMNVGQILETHLGWAGKELGHSLARLLSKEVRAEALRRWFREVFSETAIWKSLSKLDDEELLEMAEGFREGIPFATPVFDGAREMEIRHLLEVAGLPHAGKLNLFDGMTGEQFDQPITVGYIYMLKLSHLVDDKIHARSIGPYSLITQQPLGGKAQFGGQRFGEMEVWALEAYGAAHILQELLTAKSDDVYGRAKIYEAIVKGEPGIEPGVPESFNVLVRELQSLCLDVELMKRQKPAVEKAAD from the coding sequence ATGGCGAACAGAAATCAACATGTCCGGGAACGGCAGCGGCTGGATTTCGCGAAAATCCAGAGCTCGATTCAGATTCCCAACCTGATTGAAGTCCAGATGAAGTCGTATCAGCGCTTCCTGCAGATGGATTTGCTGCCGAGCGAGCGCGAAGACGGCGGGCTGCAGTCGGTGTTCACGTCGGTGTTTCCGATCCGGGATTTCCGCGAGATGTCGCAGCTGGACTTCGTGGACTATTCCATCGGCAACTGGGAGTGCAAGTGCAGCAACCTGAAGGGGCTGCACCACCTGCGGGCCACCTGCCGCAGCTGCGGGGCCTCGGTGGTAACCAATCCCTACCAGACCGGGGACGTGATCTGCGCAAAGTGCGGCACGTTCAACAAGAACACGCCGACGTTCTGCAACAAGTGCGGCGACCCCGTAGCCATGCAACTGAAGTACGACGTGACCGAGTGCGAGGAGCGCGGGATGACCTACTCCGCGCCGCTGAAGGTCACCATCCGGCTGACCATTTACGACAAGGACCCGGATACCGGGGCCAAGACCATCCGGGACATCAAGGAACAGGAAGTATTCTACGGCGACATTCCGCTGATGACGGAGAACGGGACGTTCGTCATCAACGGCACGGAGCGGGTCATCGTCAGCCAGCTGCACCGCTCGCCGGGCGTCTTTTATGAAAGCTCGAACAACCGCACCTACTTCCTGGGGAAGATCATTCCCTACCGCGGGTCGTGGGTGGAATTCGAATACGACACCAAGAACATCCTGTACGTGCGCATCGACCGCAAGCGCAAGTTCCTGGGGTCGATCTTCCTGCGCGCGCTGGGGTTGAAGAGCAACGAAGAGATCCTGCGGACGTTTTACCAGGTGGAGCGCATCTCGCTGCGCGACAAGGAGCTGTTCTGGAACGTGTCGCAGGGCCTGGTGGACCGCAAGCTGGCGCATGAAATCAAGCATCCGAAGAGCGAGGAAGTGCTGGTGGGGGCGCACAAGCGCATCAGCGAGGCGCTGTTCAAGGAGCTGGTGAAGGCCAAGGTCAGCCAGGTGCGGGTCACGCTGGGAGACCTGGAGGGCGCCTACAGCGTCGCCGACGTGGTCAACCGGCAGACCGGCGAAGTGCTGCTGGAAGCCAACAAGCCGCTGACCGGGGATCTGTACCAGGCGTTTGCCGAAGCGGGCATCGCCGAAGTGGACGTGTTCTTCCCGGAGCGTGACGAGATCGGGATCGTCCTTTCGCGCACGCTGGACAAGGACTCCATCCGTTCGCCCAAGGAAGCGCTGATCGAAATCTACCGCAAGCTGCGTCCAGGCGATCCGCCGACGCTGGAGACGGCCACGAATCTGTTCCGCGGGATGTTCTTCGACCCGCGCAAGTACGATTTCAGCCGCGTGGGGCGGCTGAAGTTCAACATCAAGCTGGGGATGGACACGCCGCTGGACAACCGCACGCTGGACACGGTGGATTTCGTGGCGGCCATCAAGTATCTGTTCAAGCTGCGCAAGAGCATCGGGGTGGTGGACGACATCGACCATCTGGGTAACCGCCGCGTGCGCGCGGTGGGCGAACTGCTGGAAAACCAGTTCCGCATCGGACTGGTGCGCATGGAACGCGCCATCAAGGAAAAGATGAGCGTGTACCAGGAGATGTCCACGGCCATGCCGCACGACCTGGTGAACGCCAAGCCGGTGATGGCGGCGATCCGGGAATTCTTCGGCAGCTCGCAGCTCAGCCAGTTCATGGACCAGACCAACCCCCTCAGCGAGATCACGCACAAGCGGCGTCTTTCGGCCCTGGGTCCGGGCGGATTGTCCCGCGAGCGCGCGGGGTTCGAAGTGCGCGACGTGCACCCGACGCACTACGGGCGCATCTGCCCGATTGAGACGCCGGAAGGCCCGAACATCGGACTGATCAGCTCGCTTTCCTGCTTTGCGCGGATCAACGATTACGGCTTCATCGAGTCGCCGTACCGCAAGGTGAAGAGCGGGCGGGTGATCGACTACGTGCAAATCGTGAACGCCGGCGACAGCGAGTACAAGGTCGGCGAGACGGTGGAGAAGGACCGCGTCGAAGAGCTCAACGAAGAGCTGAAGCGGCGCAAGGTGACGCACGAACCGTACTGCTTCTACCTGTCGGCGTGGGAAGAGGACAAGTACGTAGTGGCGCAGGCCAACGTGGCGCTGGACGAGCGCGGCAAGATCACCACGGAACTGGTGAACTGCCGGCAGGCGGGCAACTTCGTGCTGAAGAGCCGCGAAGAAGTGGACTATGTGGACGTGTCGCCGAAGCAGCTGGTTTCGGTGGCCGCGAGCCTGATCCCGTTCCTGGAGAACGACGACGCCAACCGCGCGCTGATGGGTTCGAACATGCAGCGCCAAGCCGTACCGCTGATCCGCGGGGAAGCGCCGCTGGTGGGCACGGGCATGGAAAGGGTCACGGCGCGGGACTCGGGCGCAGTGGTGCTGTGCCGCCGCGAAGGCATCGTGGACCAAGTGGACAGCGAGCGCATCATCGTGCGCGTGGAATCCGACCACTCCGGGGTGCTGAGCCGCGAAGTGGGAGCGGACATCTACACGCTGACGAAGTTCAAGCGCTCCAACCAGAACACCTGCATCAACCAGAAGCCGCTGGTGCGCGTGGGCGACCGCGTGAAGAAGGGGCAGGTGCTGGCCGACGGGCCGTGTACGGATCGCGGCGAGCTGGCGCTGGGACGCAACGTCCTGGTGGCCTTCCTGCCGTGGCGCGGATACAACTTCGAAGACGCCATCCTGGTCAGCGAAAAGCTGGTCAAGGACGATTACTACACCTCGATCCACATCGAAGAGTACGAAATCGAGGCGCGGGACACCAAGCTGGGGCCCGAGGAAGTCACGCGGGACATCCCCAACATCAGCGAGACGTTCCTGCGCAACCTGGACGAGAGCGGCGTGATCCGCATCGGCGCGGTGATCAAGCCAGGCGACATCCTGGTAGGCAAGGTGACGCCCAAGGGCGAAACCACGCTGACGCCGGAAGAGAAGCTGCTGCGGGCGATCTTCGGCGAAAAAGCCGGGGACGTGCGCGACGCCTCGCTGTATACCCCGCCGGGCATCGAGGGCACGATCGTGGACGTAAAGGTCTTCTGCCGCAAGGGCGCGGAGAAGGACGAACGCCACAAGGCCATCGAAGCGGCGCAGGTCTTCAAGCTGGAGAAGAACCTGGCCGATGAAATCCGCATCCTGACCGACGAGCGCTTGAAGCGGCTTTCGGACCTGCTGGCCGGCAAGACGCTGGTCGCCGACCTGCACGACGAGAAGACCAACAAGCGCCTGCTCACCAAGGGCACGGATCTGACGCGCGAGATCATCGAAAAGATTTCGACGCGCAATCTGAAGCGCCTGAAGCTGAACGAGCGCGACCCGCTCCTGATCGAAAAGATCGAGGAGATCGAGGAGATGACGTCGCGGCAGATCGACGTGCTGCGCAAGATCACCGAGGAGCGCAAGGAAAAGCTGAAGAAGGGCGACGAACTGCCGCCGGGCGTGATCAAGATGGTGAAGGTCTATATCGCGATGAAGCGCAAGCTCTCCATCGGCGACAAAATGGCCGGGCGCCACGGCAATAAGGGCGTCATCGCGCGCATCGTGCCGGAAGAAGACATGCCGTGCCTGCCGGACGGCACGCCGGTGGAGATCGTGCTGAACCCGCTGGGCGTGCCTTCGCGCATGAACGTCGGGCAGATTCTGGAGACGCACCTGGGCTGGGCGGGCAAGGAGCTGGGCCACAGCCTGGCGCGCCTGCTGAGCAAGGAAGTGCGTGCCGAGGCGCTGCGGCGGTGGTTCCGCGAAGTGTTCTCGGAAACGGCCATCTGGAAATCGCTCTCCAAGCTGGACGACGAGGAGCTGCTGGAAATGGCCGAAGGCTTCCGGGAGGGCATTCCGTTCGCCACGCCGGTGTTCGACGGCGCGCGCGAAATGGAGATCCGCCACCTGCTGGAAGTGGCGGGCCTGCCGCATGCCGGCAAGCTCAACCTTTTCGACGGCATGACCGGAGAACAGTTCGACCAGCCGATTACCGTGGGCTACATCTACATGCTCAAGCTGTCGCATCTGGTGGACGACAAGATCCACGCGCGTTCCATCGGGCCGTATTCGCTGATCACCCAGCAGCCGCTGGGCGGCAAGGCGCAGTTCGGCGGGCAGCGTTTCGGAGAAATGGAAGTGTGGGCGCTGGAAGCTTACGGAGCGGCGCACATTCTGCAGGAGCTGCTCACGGCGAAGTCCGACGACGTCTATGGCCGCGCGAAGATCTACGAGGCCATCGTCAAGGGCGAGCCGGGCATCGAGCCGGGCGTGCCGGAGTCGTTCAACGTGCTGGTGCGCGAACTGCAGTCGCTGTGCCTGGACGTGGAGTTGATGAAGCGGCAGAAGCCTGCGGTGGAGAAGGCGGCCGACTAA